One region of Longimicrobiaceae bacterium genomic DNA includes:
- a CDS encoding methyltransferase domain-containing protein, which produces MTASAVQPEMLHTSAGDFPLHEYRLGLGGRQWSILHTNTVLTHDDEEEVIGAMREVLPYGVSLWPSAIALAHELVARADDFRGKRVLELGAGTGLPGIVAASLGAHVVQTDKAELAMEVCKRNGERNGVRGIEHRLVDWTDWKDEAFDWIIGADILYGVTFHPHLRRIFDGGLARGGRMLISDPFRSISLRVLEPMEADGWKITVAKWSIGEEKHLRPVGVFDLEPPR; this is translated from the coding sequence ATGACCGCATCCGCCGTACAGCCCGAGATGCTGCACACCAGCGCGGGCGACTTTCCGCTGCACGAGTACCGGCTGGGGCTGGGCGGGCGCCAGTGGAGCATCCTGCACACCAACACGGTGCTCACGCACGACGACGAGGAGGAGGTGATCGGCGCCATGCGCGAGGTGCTGCCGTACGGCGTCTCGCTGTGGCCCTCGGCCATCGCCCTGGCGCACGAGCTGGTGGCGCGGGCGGACGACTTCCGCGGAAAGCGCGTGCTGGAGCTGGGCGCCGGGACGGGCCTGCCGGGCATCGTGGCCGCATCGCTCGGCGCGCACGTGGTGCAGACCGACAAGGCGGAGCTGGCGATGGAGGTCTGCAAGCGCAACGGCGAGCGGAACGGCGTGCGCGGCATCGAGCACCGGCTGGTGGACTGGACGGACTGGAAGGACGAGGCGTTCGACTGGATCATCGGGGCCGACATCCTGTACGGCGTGACCTTCCACCCGCACCTGCGCCGCATCTTCGACGGAGGCCTGGCGCGCGGCGGGCGCATGCTCATCTCCGATCCCTTCCGCTCCATCAGCCTGCGCGTGCTGGAGCCGATGGAGGCCGACGGCTGGAAGATCACCGTGGCGAAGTGGAGCATCGGGGAGGAGAAGCACCTCCGCCCCGTCGGCGTCTTCGACCTGGAGCCGCCGCGGTAG
- a CDS encoding nucleotidyltransferase family protein, which translates to MSGPKIGMPRSALADFCCRNHIRRLALFGSVLHDDFGPESDVDVLVELEPGHCLGFAFFALQDELSEMLGRRVDLNTREDLSRYFRDEGVLTSHRVYPSEAGTLPDLGRATLRR; encoded by the coding sequence ATGTCCGGTCCGAAGATCGGCATGCCTCGATCGGCGCTCGCGGACTTCTGCTGCCGCAACCACATCCGGCGCCTGGCGCTCTTCGGCTCCGTGCTGCACGACGACTTCGGCCCCGAGAGCGACGTGGACGTGCTCGTCGAGCTCGAGCCGGGACACTGTCTCGGCTTCGCGTTCTTCGCTTTGCAGGACGAGCTGTCAGAGATGTTGGGCCGGCGGGTGGACCTCAACACCCGGGAGGATCTGAGCCGCTACTTCCGCGATGAGGGCGTCCTCACGTCGCATCGCGTCTATCCGTCCGAGGCAGGGACGCTGCCTGATCTCGGTCGCGCGACGCTGAGGCGGTGA
- a CDS encoding sigma 54-interacting transcriptional regulator, with amino-acid sequence MAVLALDEPGGSARALVTVRVLREAGSAVLCYGNGVRHWPVGVQCRPVLAGAVHLLDSAQPGFAQELAARVGALHAAERERQAQLHDVRQMMRAVGFEGGSAALLATFRSVLRAAALSDVPALFLGETGTGKELLARAIHRLDLKRRGGPFVAVNCAAISPGVAESELFGHRRGAFTGAHQDRRGLVRSADGGVLFLDEVGELDTQLQGKLLRVLQQGRVLAVGDDREVAVDVRVIAATNRDLDEMVRQRAFRADLFHRLNVLTVRIPPLRERPDDVGPLVEHFAAQFGAGRGPAATERFVAALRQARLPGNVRQLENLVRRILAAREGDALLDLPDLPPEILREVAGSSSAAVSPPAGEDAEDDFPAPPADSAAAAMDPAGVLAANDWSLARSLAYCEALLMQAALAAAGGNHSRAARMLGITARSVYNKVHKHHLNG; translated from the coding sequence ATGGCAGTGCTGGCGCTGGACGAGCCGGGCGGGAGCGCGCGAGCACTGGTGACGGTGCGGGTGCTACGCGAAGCGGGGTCCGCGGTGCTGTGCTACGGCAACGGCGTGCGGCACTGGCCCGTCGGGGTGCAGTGCCGCCCGGTGCTGGCCGGGGCCGTGCACCTGCTGGACAGCGCGCAACCCGGCTTCGCGCAGGAGTTGGCGGCGCGCGTCGGGGCCCTGCACGCGGCCGAGCGTGAGCGTCAAGCACAGTTGCACGACGTTCGCCAGATGATGCGGGCGGTGGGGTTTGAGGGCGGGAGCGCCGCGCTGCTAGCCACCTTCCGCTCTGTGCTGCGCGCCGCCGCGCTGAGCGATGTGCCCGCCCTGTTCCTCGGCGAGACAGGCACGGGCAAGGAGTTGCTGGCGCGCGCGATCCACCGGCTGGACCTCAAGCGGCGCGGTGGGCCGTTCGTGGCGGTGAACTGCGCGGCCATCAGCCCAGGCGTCGCCGAGAGCGAGCTGTTCGGACACCGGCGCGGCGCGTTCACCGGCGCGCATCAGGACCGGCGCGGGCTAGTGCGCTCGGCCGACGGCGGAGTGCTGTTCCTGGACGAGGTGGGCGAGCTGGACACGCAACTCCAGGGCAAGCTGCTGCGCGTGCTCCAGCAGGGCCGCGTGCTGGCCGTGGGCGACGACCGCGAGGTGGCGGTGGACGTGCGCGTGATCGCCGCCACCAACCGCGACCTCGACGAGATGGTGCGCCAGCGCGCCTTCCGGGCGGACCTGTTCCACCGGCTGAACGTGCTGACGGTGCGCATCCCCCCGCTACGCGAGCGGCCCGACGACGTGGGGCCGCTGGTGGAGCATTTCGCCGCGCAGTTCGGCGCGGGGCGAGGCCCGGCGGCCACGGAGCGCTTCGTGGCGGCGCTGCGTCAGGCACGGCTCCCCGGGAACGTGCGGCAGCTGGAGAACCTGGTGCGCCGGATCCTGGCCGCGCGCGAGGGCGACGCCCTGCTGGACCTGCCCGACCTGCCGCCCGAGATCCTGCGCGAGGTGGCCGGGTCGTCGTCCGCCGCTGTTTCGCCTCCCGCGGGGGAGGATGCGGAGGACGACTTCCCCGCCCCGCCGGCGGATTCCGCCGCGGCCGCGATGGACCCCGCCGGGGTGCTGGCGGCGAACGACTGGAGCCTGGCGCGCTCGCTGGCGTACTGCGAGGCGTTGCTGATGCAGGCGGCGCTCGCGGCGGCGGGGGGCAACCACTCGCGCGCGGCGCGGATGCTGGGGATCACCGCACGCAGCGTCTACAACAAGGTCCACAAGCACCACCTGAACGGCTGA
- a CDS encoding DUF4255 domain-containing protein: protein MSDYTVIKLVNEHLRQVLFDGMLGETAQFFSGLEAIHLGSPKETVEATTMSGKPVLSVFLYQVTEDPYMKNRPPVQVGTEQRMPPMALRFHYLITPVLSSPDGNALVLGKVLETMYDHPTLTITDPLSSQAEDIRVVFETLSLGDLAEVWEALREPYRVSVAYQLRVPRLQSGRTQMAVPVGEAAGDYAGATP from the coding sequence ATGAGCGACTACACCGTGATCAAGCTCGTGAACGAGCACCTGCGGCAGGTGCTGTTCGACGGGATGCTGGGCGAGACCGCGCAGTTCTTCAGCGGGCTCGAGGCCATCCACCTGGGCTCGCCCAAGGAGACGGTGGAGGCCACCACCATGAGCGGAAAGCCGGTGCTGAGCGTGTTCCTCTACCAGGTCACCGAGGACCCGTACATGAAGAACCGCCCGCCCGTGCAGGTGGGCACCGAGCAGCGCATGCCCCCCATGGCGCTGCGCTTCCACTACCTGATCACCCCCGTGCTCTCCAGCCCCGACGGTAACGCGCTGGTGCTCGGCAAGGTGCTGGAGACCATGTACGACCACCCCACCCTCACCATCACCGACCCGCTCAGCAGCCAGGCCGAAGACATCCGCGTAGTCTTCGAAACGCTGTCGCTGGGCGACCTGGCGGAGGTGTGGGAGGCGCTGCGCGAGCCCTACCGCGTCTCCGTGGCCTACCAGCTCCGGGTTCCGAGGCTGCAGAGCGGGCGGACGCAGATGGCCGTACCCGTGGGCGAGGCCGCCGGCGACTACGCGGGGGCGACCCCGTGA